One stretch of Punica granatum isolate Tunisia-2019 chromosome 5, ASM765513v2, whole genome shotgun sequence DNA includes these proteins:
- the LOC116207440 gene encoding uncharacterized protein LOC116207440 isoform X3: MAFFASCWLIIELYLIPDGLLKWFYLSFYLHPLLLIACQFFLWLKALKEFLSVILLFFLNSVNCLCIYIYNFFMSSAVYCFSFIRVRGYCVHSRETFGPAESSDEDYQVFRSFSFSCQATSTFELKVFPAQAIDYREEDENEYAEALMDFRDSNKEPKPNRDIDTNADESLYFSSACCSNLPVAKDLVLPYVFVNEHGTHLTSPTVIWRWPESLPPDGGTSYSLEEEVSDLDKYIPSPYEHISLAGMDMNKDLASQYRTGPTDFPCSELEWIDNEPTVNVGSNTILLVREEPDTTKDSDPFYEKYSERMRWFDVLSYERTCGISAILEKQFDPATISNPYISCGKTAKKRLLKSLESDFELVYVAQMCLSWEALHHQYRKVQELLLSSSSPQVRVSGHTKLVGEFQNFQVLIERFLEDERCGGKRYLKFAQGRFSLKSLLQVPELSGNPGNTELSGSCSGKVGEVELVCFTFCVGFSVVEEEPTERESGAVLELKEVAKAMENCIKAFYLFVKTDKDKSWWKLKSSLWSYPPVEDPRDLQLLDELTERHQKDLQGKGKCRIKRGGWIGESQRKEVLFTMIDLKLVSRVLQMATISSSQLKWCQSKLGNINFQDGKVTRGCVCPLFPAS; encoded by the exons ATGGCTTTCTTTGCCTCTTGTTGGTTGATCATCGAATTGTATCTCATTCCTGATGGTCTTTTGAAGTGGTTTTACCTCAGCTTCTATCTCCACCCTCTTCTTCTCATCGCGTGCCAGTTCTTCCTCTGGCTCAAAGCTCtaaaagagtttctctctgtcattctcttattttttctcaactcCGTCAACtgtctatgtatatatatctacaaTTTCTTTATGTCCTCTGCTGTCTATTGCTTTTCGTTCATTAGAGTCCGTGGTTATTGTGTACATAGCAGAGAGACTTTCGGACCTGCAGAAAGCTCTGATGAGGACTATCAAGTCTTCCGTTCTTTTAGCTTTTCGTGCCAAGCAACTTCAACTTTTGAGCTGAAAGTATTTCCTGCCCAGGCTATAGACTACAGAGAGGAGGATGAAAATGAATATGCAGAAGCTCTAATGGATTTTCGCGATTCCAATAAAGAACCAAAGCCCAATAGGGATATCGACACGAACGCAGATGAGAGCTTGTATTTCTCTTCCGCTTGTTGCTCCAACTTGCCTGTAGCAAAGGACTTAGTATTACCCTATGTCTTTGTGAATGAACATGGTACCCATCTTACTAGTCCGACAGTTATATGGAGGTGGCCCGAAAGTCTTCCTCCTGATGGTGGCACCTCATATTCTTTAGAAGAAGAGGTATCGGACTTGGACAAATATATTCCTTCACCCTATGAGCATATATCTCTCGCAGGTATGGACATGAATAAGGACTTGGCTTCACAATACAGAACTGGGCCAACTGACTTTCCCTGCTCAGAACTGGAGTGGATTGATAATGAACCGACTGTGAATGTTGGTTCGAATACCATCCTACTAGTCAGGGAAGAACCTGATACGACAAAGGATTCAGATCCATTCTATGAGAAGTACAGTGAAAGAATGAGGTGGTTTGATGTCCTTAGCTACGAAAGGACATGTGGAATTA GTGCAATTCTTGAGAAGCAATTTGATCCTGCAACTATCTCCAACCCATACATCTCGTGTGGCAAAACTGCGAAGAAGAGGCTCCTGAAGAGCTTAGAGAGTGACTTCGAACTGGTTTACGTGGCTCAGATGTGCCTCTCCTGGGAGGCTTTGCATCATCAATATAGGAAGGTCCAGGAGCTATTATTAAGCTCGTCCAGCCCTCAAGTCAGAGTTTCAGGACACACGAAGTTGGTCGGAGAATTCCAAAATTTTCAGGTTCTCATCGAGAGATTcctggaagacgaaagatgtGGAGGCAAGAGGTACCTCAAGTTTGCTCAGGGGAGATTCTCCCTCAAGAGCCTTCTTCAGGTTCCCGAGCTCTCAGGTAATCCTGGAAATACAGAGTTATCAGGGTCTTGCTCAGGGAAGGTGGGAGAAGTTGAGCTTGTCTGTTTTACTTTCTGTGTAGGCTTTTCCGTGGTGGAAGAGGAGCCGACGGAAAGAGAAAGTGGAGCAGTGTTAGAGCTGAAAGAAGTTGCAAAAGCCATGGAGAATTGTATAAAAGCATTCTATCTCTTCGTAAAGACGGACAAGGACAAGTCTTGGTGGAAGCTTAAGAGTTCTCTGTGGAGCTATCCTCCAGTTGAAGACCCCAGAGACTTGCAGCTCTTAGACGAACTTACCGAAAGACACCAGAAG GATCTACAAGGGAAAGGGAAATGCCGGATCAAGCGAGGAGGATGGATCGGCGAGTCTCAGAGGAAGGAGGTGTTATTCACTATGATAGACCTGAAACTGGTCTCCAGAGTCCTGCAAATGGCAACCATCTCTTCTTCCCAGCTAAAGTGGTGCCAATCGAAGCTTGGTAACATAAATTTCCAGGATGGAAAGGTTACGAGAGGCTGCGTATGCCCTCTGTTCCCGGCTTCTTGA
- the LOC116207440 gene encoding uncharacterized protein LOC116207440 isoform X2 — translation MAFFASCWLIIELYLIPDGLLKWFYLSFYLHPLLLIACQFFLWLKALKEFLSVILLFFLNSVNCLCIYIYNFFMSSAVYCFSFIRVRGYCVHSRETFGPAESSDEDYQVFRSFSFSCQATSTFELKVFPAQAIDYREEDENEYAEALMDFRDSNKEPKPNRDIDTNADESLYFSSACCSNLPVAKDLVLPYVFVNEHGTHLTSPTVIWRWPESLPPDGGTSYSLEEEVSDLDKYIPSPYEHISLAGMDMNKDLASQYRTGPTDFPCSELEWIDNEPTVNVGSNTILLVREEPDTTKDSDPFYEKYSERMRWFDVLSYERTCGISAILEKQFDPATISNPYISCGKTAKKRLLKSLESDFELVYVAQMCLSWEALHHQYRKVQELLLSSSSPQVRVSGHTKLVGEFQNFQVLIERFLEDERCGGKRYLKFAQGRFSLKSLLQVPELSGNPGNTELSGSCSGKVGEVELVCFTFCVGFSVVEEEPTERESGAVLELKEVAKAMENCIKAFYLFVKTDKDKSWWKLKSSLWSYPPVEDPRDLQLLDELTERHQKVLLLKDLQGKGKCRIKRGGWIGESQRKEVLFTMIDLKLVSRVLQMATISSSQLKWCQSKLGNINFQDGKVTRGCVCPLFPAS, via the exons ATGGCTTTCTTTGCCTCTTGTTGGTTGATCATCGAATTGTATCTCATTCCTGATGGTCTTTTGAAGTGGTTTTACCTCAGCTTCTATCTCCACCCTCTTCTTCTCATCGCGTGCCAGTTCTTCCTCTGGCTCAAAGCTCtaaaagagtttctctctgtcattctcttattttttctcaactcCGTCAACtgtctatgtatatatatctacaaTTTCTTTATGTCCTCTGCTGTCTATTGCTTTTCGTTCATTAGAGTCCGTGGTTATTGTGTACATAGCAGAGAGACTTTCGGACCTGCAGAAAGCTCTGATGAGGACTATCAAGTCTTCCGTTCTTTTAGCTTTTCGTGCCAAGCAACTTCAACTTTTGAGCTGAAAGTATTTCCTGCCCAGGCTATAGACTACAGAGAGGAGGATGAAAATGAATATGCAGAAGCTCTAATGGATTTTCGCGATTCCAATAAAGAACCAAAGCCCAATAGGGATATCGACACGAACGCAGATGAGAGCTTGTATTTCTCTTCCGCTTGTTGCTCCAACTTGCCTGTAGCAAAGGACTTAGTATTACCCTATGTCTTTGTGAATGAACATGGTACCCATCTTACTAGTCCGACAGTTATATGGAGGTGGCCCGAAAGTCTTCCTCCTGATGGTGGCACCTCATATTCTTTAGAAGAAGAGGTATCGGACTTGGACAAATATATTCCTTCACCCTATGAGCATATATCTCTCGCAGGTATGGACATGAATAAGGACTTGGCTTCACAATACAGAACTGGGCCAACTGACTTTCCCTGCTCAGAACTGGAGTGGATTGATAATGAACCGACTGTGAATGTTGGTTCGAATACCATCCTACTAGTCAGGGAAGAACCTGATACGACAAAGGATTCAGATCCATTCTATGAGAAGTACAGTGAAAGAATGAGGTGGTTTGATGTCCTTAGCTACGAAAGGACATGTGGAATTA GTGCAATTCTTGAGAAGCAATTTGATCCTGCAACTATCTCCAACCCATACATCTCGTGTGGCAAAACTGCGAAGAAGAGGCTCCTGAAGAGCTTAGAGAGTGACTTCGAACTGGTTTACGTGGCTCAGATGTGCCTCTCCTGGGAGGCTTTGCATCATCAATATAGGAAGGTCCAGGAGCTATTATTAAGCTCGTCCAGCCCTCAAGTCAGAGTTTCAGGACACACGAAGTTGGTCGGAGAATTCCAAAATTTTCAGGTTCTCATCGAGAGATTcctggaagacgaaagatgtGGAGGCAAGAGGTACCTCAAGTTTGCTCAGGGGAGATTCTCCCTCAAGAGCCTTCTTCAGGTTCCCGAGCTCTCAGGTAATCCTGGAAATACAGAGTTATCAGGGTCTTGCTCAGGGAAGGTGGGAGAAGTTGAGCTTGTCTGTTTTACTTTCTGTGTAGGCTTTTCCGTGGTGGAAGAGGAGCCGACGGAAAGAGAAAGTGGAGCAGTGTTAGAGCTGAAAGAAGTTGCAAAAGCCATGGAGAATTGTATAAAAGCATTCTATCTCTTCGTAAAGACGGACAAGGACAAGTCTTGGTGGAAGCTTAAGAGTTCTCTGTGGAGCTATCCTCCAGTTGAAGACCCCAGAGACTTGCAGCTCTTAGACGAACTTACCGAAAGACACCAGAAG GTGCTGCTATTGAAGGATCTACAAGGGAAAGGGAAATGCCGGATCAAGCGAGGAGGATGGATCGGCGAGTCTCAGAGGAAGGAGGTGTTATTCACTATGATAGACCTGAAACTGGTCTCCAGAGTCCTGCAAATGGCAACCATCTCTTCTTCCCAGCTAAAGTGGTGCCAATCGAAGCTTGGTAACATAAATTTCCAGGATGGAAAGGTTACGAGAGGCTGCGTATGCCCTCTGTTCCCGGCTTCTTGA
- the LOC116207440 gene encoding uncharacterized protein LOC116207440 isoform X1: MAFFASCWLIIELYLIPDGLLKWFYLSFYLHPLLLIACQFFLWLKALKEFLSVILLFFLNSVNCLCIYIYNFFMSSAVYCFSFIRVRGYCVHSRETFGPAESSDEDYQVFRSFSFSCQATSTFELKVFPAQAIDYREEDENEYAEALMDFRDSNKEPKPNRDIDTNADESLYFSSACCSNLPVAKDLVLPYVFVNEHGTHLTSPTVIWRWPESLPPDGGTSYSLEEEVSDLDKYIPSPYEHISLAGMDMNKDLASQYRTGPTDFPCSELEWIDNEPTVNVGSNTILLVREEPDTTKDSDPFYEKYSERMRWFDVLSYERTCGISAILEKQFDPATISNPYISCGKTAKKRLLKSLESDFELVYVAQMCLSWEALHHQYRKVQELLLSSSSPQVRVSGHTKLVGEFQNFQVLIERFLEDERCGGKRYLKFAQGRFSLKSLLQVPELSGNPGNTELSGSCSGKVGEVELVCFTFCVGFSVVEEEPTERESGAVLELKEVAKAMENCIKAFYLFVKTDKDKSWWKLKSSLWSYPPVEDPRDLQLLDELTERHQKKVLLLKDLQGKGKCRIKRGGWIGESQRKEVLFTMIDLKLVSRVLQMATISSSQLKWCQSKLGNINFQDGKVTRGCVCPLFPAS; this comes from the exons ATGGCTTTCTTTGCCTCTTGTTGGTTGATCATCGAATTGTATCTCATTCCTGATGGTCTTTTGAAGTGGTTTTACCTCAGCTTCTATCTCCACCCTCTTCTTCTCATCGCGTGCCAGTTCTTCCTCTGGCTCAAAGCTCtaaaagagtttctctctgtcattctcttattttttctcaactcCGTCAACtgtctatgtatatatatctacaaTTTCTTTATGTCCTCTGCTGTCTATTGCTTTTCGTTCATTAGAGTCCGTGGTTATTGTGTACATAGCAGAGAGACTTTCGGACCTGCAGAAAGCTCTGATGAGGACTATCAAGTCTTCCGTTCTTTTAGCTTTTCGTGCCAAGCAACTTCAACTTTTGAGCTGAAAGTATTTCCTGCCCAGGCTATAGACTACAGAGAGGAGGATGAAAATGAATATGCAGAAGCTCTAATGGATTTTCGCGATTCCAATAAAGAACCAAAGCCCAATAGGGATATCGACACGAACGCAGATGAGAGCTTGTATTTCTCTTCCGCTTGTTGCTCCAACTTGCCTGTAGCAAAGGACTTAGTATTACCCTATGTCTTTGTGAATGAACATGGTACCCATCTTACTAGTCCGACAGTTATATGGAGGTGGCCCGAAAGTCTTCCTCCTGATGGTGGCACCTCATATTCTTTAGAAGAAGAGGTATCGGACTTGGACAAATATATTCCTTCACCCTATGAGCATATATCTCTCGCAGGTATGGACATGAATAAGGACTTGGCTTCACAATACAGAACTGGGCCAACTGACTTTCCCTGCTCAGAACTGGAGTGGATTGATAATGAACCGACTGTGAATGTTGGTTCGAATACCATCCTACTAGTCAGGGAAGAACCTGATACGACAAAGGATTCAGATCCATTCTATGAGAAGTACAGTGAAAGAATGAGGTGGTTTGATGTCCTTAGCTACGAAAGGACATGTGGAATTA GTGCAATTCTTGAGAAGCAATTTGATCCTGCAACTATCTCCAACCCATACATCTCGTGTGGCAAAACTGCGAAGAAGAGGCTCCTGAAGAGCTTAGAGAGTGACTTCGAACTGGTTTACGTGGCTCAGATGTGCCTCTCCTGGGAGGCTTTGCATCATCAATATAGGAAGGTCCAGGAGCTATTATTAAGCTCGTCCAGCCCTCAAGTCAGAGTTTCAGGACACACGAAGTTGGTCGGAGAATTCCAAAATTTTCAGGTTCTCATCGAGAGATTcctggaagacgaaagatgtGGAGGCAAGAGGTACCTCAAGTTTGCTCAGGGGAGATTCTCCCTCAAGAGCCTTCTTCAGGTTCCCGAGCTCTCAGGTAATCCTGGAAATACAGAGTTATCAGGGTCTTGCTCAGGGAAGGTGGGAGAAGTTGAGCTTGTCTGTTTTACTTTCTGTGTAGGCTTTTCCGTGGTGGAAGAGGAGCCGACGGAAAGAGAAAGTGGAGCAGTGTTAGAGCTGAAAGAAGTTGCAAAAGCCATGGAGAATTGTATAAAAGCATTCTATCTCTTCGTAAAGACGGACAAGGACAAGTCTTGGTGGAAGCTTAAGAGTTCTCTGTGGAGCTATCCTCCAGTTGAAGACCCCAGAGACTTGCAGCTCTTAGACGAACTTACCGAAAGACACCAGAAG AAGGTGCTGCTATTGAAGGATCTACAAGGGAAAGGGAAATGCCGGATCAAGCGAGGAGGATGGATCGGCGAGTCTCAGAGGAAGGAGGTGTTATTCACTATGATAGACCTGAAACTGGTCTCCAGAGTCCTGCAAATGGCAACCATCTCTTCTTCCCAGCTAAAGTGGTGCCAATCGAAGCTTGGTAACATAAATTTCCAGGATGGAAAGGTTACGAGAGGCTGCGTATGCCCTCTGTTCCCGGCTTCTTGA
- the LOC116207440 gene encoding uncharacterized protein LOC116207440 isoform X4 produces the protein MAFFASCWLIIELYLIPDGLLKWFYLSFYLHPLLLIACQFFLWLKALKEFLSVILLFFLNSVNCLCIYIYNFFMSSAVYCFSFIRVRGYCVHSRETFGPAESSDEDYQVFRSFSFSCQATSTFELKVFPAQAIDYREEDENEYAEALMDFRDSNKEPKPNRDIDTNADESLYFSSACCSNLPVAKDLVLPYVFVNEHGTHLTSPTVIWRWPESLPPDGGTSYSLEEEVSDLDKYIPSPYEHISLAGMDMNKDLASQYRTGPTDFPCSELEWIDNEPTVNVGSNTILLVREEPDTTKDSDPFYEKYSERMRWFDVLSYERTCGISAILEKQFDPATISNPYISCGKTAKKRLLKSLESDFELVYVAQMCLSWEALHHQYRKVQELLLSSSSPQVRVSGHTKLVGEFQNFQVLIERFLEDERCGGKRYLKFAQGRFSLKSLLQVPELSGFSVVEEEPTERESGAVLELKEVAKAMENCIKAFYLFVKTDKDKSWWKLKSSLWSYPPVEDPRDLQLLDELTERHQKKVLLLKDLQGKGKCRIKRGGWIGESQRKEVLFTMIDLKLVSRVLQMATISSSQLKWCQSKLGNINFQDGKVTRGCVCPLFPAS, from the exons ATGGCTTTCTTTGCCTCTTGTTGGTTGATCATCGAATTGTATCTCATTCCTGATGGTCTTTTGAAGTGGTTTTACCTCAGCTTCTATCTCCACCCTCTTCTTCTCATCGCGTGCCAGTTCTTCCTCTGGCTCAAAGCTCtaaaagagtttctctctgtcattctcttattttttctcaactcCGTCAACtgtctatgtatatatatctacaaTTTCTTTATGTCCTCTGCTGTCTATTGCTTTTCGTTCATTAGAGTCCGTGGTTATTGTGTACATAGCAGAGAGACTTTCGGACCTGCAGAAAGCTCTGATGAGGACTATCAAGTCTTCCGTTCTTTTAGCTTTTCGTGCCAAGCAACTTCAACTTTTGAGCTGAAAGTATTTCCTGCCCAGGCTATAGACTACAGAGAGGAGGATGAAAATGAATATGCAGAAGCTCTAATGGATTTTCGCGATTCCAATAAAGAACCAAAGCCCAATAGGGATATCGACACGAACGCAGATGAGAGCTTGTATTTCTCTTCCGCTTGTTGCTCCAACTTGCCTGTAGCAAAGGACTTAGTATTACCCTATGTCTTTGTGAATGAACATGGTACCCATCTTACTAGTCCGACAGTTATATGGAGGTGGCCCGAAAGTCTTCCTCCTGATGGTGGCACCTCATATTCTTTAGAAGAAGAGGTATCGGACTTGGACAAATATATTCCTTCACCCTATGAGCATATATCTCTCGCAGGTATGGACATGAATAAGGACTTGGCTTCACAATACAGAACTGGGCCAACTGACTTTCCCTGCTCAGAACTGGAGTGGATTGATAATGAACCGACTGTGAATGTTGGTTCGAATACCATCCTACTAGTCAGGGAAGAACCTGATACGACAAAGGATTCAGATCCATTCTATGAGAAGTACAGTGAAAGAATGAGGTGGTTTGATGTCCTTAGCTACGAAAGGACATGTGGAATTA GTGCAATTCTTGAGAAGCAATTTGATCCTGCAACTATCTCCAACCCATACATCTCGTGTGGCAAAACTGCGAAGAAGAGGCTCCTGAAGAGCTTAGAGAGTGACTTCGAACTGGTTTACGTGGCTCAGATGTGCCTCTCCTGGGAGGCTTTGCATCATCAATATAGGAAGGTCCAGGAGCTATTATTAAGCTCGTCCAGCCCTCAAGTCAGAGTTTCAGGACACACGAAGTTGGTCGGAGAATTCCAAAATTTTCAGGTTCTCATCGAGAGATTcctggaagacgaaagatgtGGAGGCAAGAGGTACCTCAAGTTTGCTCAGGGGAGATTCTCCCTCAAGAGCCTTCTTCAGGTTCCCGAGCTCTCAG GCTTTTCCGTGGTGGAAGAGGAGCCGACGGAAAGAGAAAGTGGAGCAGTGTTAGAGCTGAAAGAAGTTGCAAAAGCCATGGAGAATTGTATAAAAGCATTCTATCTCTTCGTAAAGACGGACAAGGACAAGTCTTGGTGGAAGCTTAAGAGTTCTCTGTGGAGCTATCCTCCAGTTGAAGACCCCAGAGACTTGCAGCTCTTAGACGAACTTACCGAAAGACACCAGAAG AAGGTGCTGCTATTGAAGGATCTACAAGGGAAAGGGAAATGCCGGATCAAGCGAGGAGGATGGATCGGCGAGTCTCAGAGGAAGGAGGTGTTATTCACTATGATAGACCTGAAACTGGTCTCCAGAGTCCTGCAAATGGCAACCATCTCTTCTTCCCAGCTAAAGTGGTGCCAATCGAAGCTTGGTAACATAAATTTCCAGGATGGAAAGGTTACGAGAGGCTGCGTATGCCCTCTGTTCCCGGCTTCTTGA